One region of Girardinichthys multiradiatus isolate DD_20200921_A chromosome 1, DD_fGirMul_XY1, whole genome shotgun sequence genomic DNA includes:
- the atp5f1e gene encoding ATP synthase subunit epsilon, mitochondrial: MVAYWRQAGLSYIRFSAICANAVRAALKPQFKVEALKAAEASVKVNKPKTA; the protein is encoded by the exons ATGGTTGCATATTGGAGACAAGCAGGCCTGAG CTACATCCGCTTCTCCGCCATCTGCGCCAACGCTGTGCGGGCTGCGCTGAAGCCGCAGTTCAAAGTCGAGGCACTGAAGGCTGCAGAAGCCAGCGTCAAAGTCAACAAGCCCAAAACAGCAT GA
- the LOC124870689 gene encoding PRELI domain containing protein 3B-like, which produces MKIWASEHIFNHPWETVTNAAMQKYPNPMNPGVFGVDVLDRNVDSQGRLHSTRLLSTEWGLPAIAKSIIGVTRTCTYVQEHSVVDPNQKTFELQSTNISFTNLVSVDEKLTYKPHPEDPGKTVLTQEALISVKGVSLSSHLEGLMAKTMSVNANKGREAMEWVIRRLNTEFEELAATARGSMRVPMAAAVTEK; this is translated from the exons ATGAAGATCTGGGCGTCAGAGCACATTTTCAA CCACCCATGGGAGACGGTGACCAATGCAGCGATGCAGAAGTATCCCAACCCAATGAACCCCGGCGTGTTTGGTGTTGATGTTCTGGACAGAAACGTTGATTCCCAGGGACGGTTACACAGCACCAGACTACTCAGCACAGAGTGGGGGCTCCCCGCCATAGCAAAATCT ATCATTGGAGTAACAAGAACATGCACCTACGTTCAAGAGCATTCAGTCGTGGACCCCAACCAGAAAACATTTGAGCTACAGTCAACAAAT ATCTCCTTCACCAACCTTGTATCTGTGGATGagaagttgacatacaagccACATCCAGAAGACCCTGGAAA AACAGTGTTAACCCAGGAGGCGCTGATCAGCGTAAAAGGTGTCAGTCTGAGCAGCCACCTAGAGGGACTCATGGCTAAGACCATGTCTGTTAATGCCAATAAG GGTCGGGAGGCGATGGAGTGGGTCATCAGACGGTTGAACACAGAGTTTGAGGAGCTGGCAGCAACTGCTCGTGGCTCCATGCGCGTTCCCATGGCAGCCGCTGTCACAGAGAAATGA